A genomic window from Salvia hispanica cultivar TCC Black 2014 chromosome 5, UniMelb_Shisp_WGS_1.0, whole genome shotgun sequence includes:
- the LOC125188322 gene encoding wall-associated receptor kinase-like 1, with protein MNVNLSGTPYMFSYVNALTAIGCDDMVLLSNGSSILGGCSAFCADKNVTSSVENCRFNVCCQQDIMIDSRTDPSLVKAELIDLSGKALRKKLFPCSYAFIQEKTFLNESEFSYPLYYLDNSTALVNDNWASATRPPIVRLDWFFGSENCSRAKNSTTYACRDDKSVCVDSYYGNGITGYTCSCVQGYEGNPYLPGGCQKFNTIHASSIAKVECLDQCGEVLIPFPFGVGPNCYLEPSFEIVCNTTTNPAKPFLRLLNTEIVELNSSKIVVNYMNIAFNLLQYVRLSSWNY; from the exons ATGAATGTGAACTTGTCGGGAACTCCCTATATGTTTTCGTATGTAAACGCCCTCACTGCCATCGGTTGTGATGATATGGTGCTGCTATCCAACGGAAGTTCAATCCTCGGTGGCTGCTCTGCGTTTTGTGCAGACAAGAATGTTACAAGCAGCGTCGAAAATTGCCGTTTCAATGTCTGTTGCCAGCAAGATATCATGATAG ACTCAAGAACAGACCCAAGTTTGGTGAAAGCAGAACTAATTGACTTGAGCGGAAAAGCACTACGCAAAAAGCTCTTTCCATGCAGCTATGCTTTTATTCAGgagaaaacttttttaaatgaaagcGAATTTTCATATCCTTTGTACTACCTGGACAACTCAACGGCATTGGTAAATGATAATTGGGCATCAGCAACAAGACCGCCAATCGTGCGCTTGGACTGGTTTTTTGGGAGCGAGAACTGCAGTCGAGCTAAGAATTCCACAACTTACGCATGTCGAGACGACAAGAGTGTTTGTGTTGATAGCTATTATGGTAATGGTATTACAGGATACACCTGTAGCTGCGTTCAAGGATACGAGGGAAATCCTTACTTACCGGGAGGATGCCAaa AGTTTAATACAATACATGCTAGTTCAATTGCCAAAGTTGAATGCTTAGATCAATGTGGGGAAGTATTGATTCCATTTCCATTTGGCGTGGGCCCAAATTGCTACTTGGAGCCATCATTTGAAATTGTTTGTAACACGACCACCAACCCGGCTAAACCCTTTCTTCGCCTCTTAAATACTGAAATCGTTGAGCTGAACTCATCAAAAATTGTGGTCAACTATATGAACATAGCCTTCAACTTGCTACAATATGTCAGACTCTCGAGTTGGAATTACTAA